The Teredinibacter sp. KSP-S5-2 genome includes a window with the following:
- a CDS encoding SIMPL domain-containing protein, which yields MKNSILLCLINLLAATAIASPLPQQPHIYVEGSAQVEVEPDTITFSVELEKTLPELEAAKKDVDLRSIKLIQTCKELAIPTANISTTALRIYPSFTYRNGEQIPNGTSVSRRVDIKLQDLSRYGEVMKALVDAQISKTVSTQLSVSKEKESTDKALEAAQEDAKQRARMIARSQGKRLADVYSISEFMDRREEVYQLTPARSIAGQSSSELKAEMSSLMRVGGTEPFEPGRMVATAKVYVVYLLK from the coding sequence ATGAAGAATAGTATCCTGCTTTGCCTGATTAACCTCCTTGCCGCAACGGCTATTGCCAGCCCGCTGCCACAACAACCCCATATTTATGTGGAAGGCAGTGCACAAGTTGAAGTAGAACCAGACACCATTACCTTTTCTGTCGAACTGGAGAAAACCTTGCCCGAACTGGAAGCCGCAAAAAAAGATGTGGACCTGCGCTCAATAAAGCTTATTCAAACCTGTAAGGAATTAGCCATTCCCACTGCAAACATTTCCACAACTGCGTTGCGAATTTATCCCTCCTTCACCTATCGTAATGGCGAACAAATACCTAACGGCACCAGCGTATCGCGCAGAGTTGATATTAAATTGCAAGACTTAAGCCGCTACGGCGAAGTAATGAAAGCCTTAGTGGACGCCCAGATTTCTAAAACCGTATCGACACAACTATCTGTATCAAAGGAAAAAGAAAGCACCGACAAAGCACTTGAAGCAGCCCAGGAAGATGCCAAACAACGTGCACGTATGATTGCACGTTCACAGGGTAAACGTTTGGCAGATGTGTACTCAATATCTGAATTCATGGATAGACGGGAAGAGGTTTACCAATTAACACCGGCAAGAAGCATCGCCGGCCAGTCGTCTTCCGAACTCAAAGCAGAAATGTCCAGTCTTATGCGAGTCGGCGGCACCGAACCATTTGAACCCGGTAGAATGGTGGCCACGGCCAAAGTCTATGTGGTGTATTTACTTAAATAG